In a genomic window of Deltaproteobacteria bacterium CG11_big_fil_rev_8_21_14_0_20_49_13:
- a CDS encoding octaprenyl diphosphate synthase — protein sequence MGKVKDMSLATICLPVQAELKEAEELLIGQTGSSVQLVSQAAEYVLQNGGKRVRPAILLLTTKMLGGDVDAGVRLSVALELIHAASLMHDDVVDNAKLRRGKASSNVKWGNQISILVGDFLWCKASRIAIETGNMRIISSLTNAVEKTTEGEILEIVKSNDFFLDREEYLKIIELKTAMLFACAGGLGAISADSSEKMEESFKSFGLNLGVAFQLADDVLDYVSDEEKFGKKAGTDLCEGKLTLPIILALKKCGNKEAHVIKEALLSNTMDTQRLGEVKGILKSHGAIEASLSMARAYANRAKEELTSFKPSLEKEALMALADYSVSRNE from the coding sequence ATGGGTAAGGTCAAGGATATGTCACTTGCGACCATCTGCCTGCCGGTGCAGGCGGAGCTTAAAGAAGCGGAGGAACTGCTTATCGGGCAGACCGGTTCTTCCGTTCAACTTGTCAGCCAGGCGGCGGAGTACGTTCTTCAGAACGGCGGCAAAAGGGTTCGTCCCGCCATTCTTCTCTTGACGACAAAGATGCTTGGCGGCGATGTGGACGCCGGCGTCAGGCTCAGCGTCGCGCTTGAGCTTATCCACGCAGCGTCTTTAATGCACGATGATGTCGTTGACAATGCAAAGCTCAGGAGAGGAAAGGCCTCTTCCAATGTTAAATGGGGGAATCAGATATCTATACTTGTCGGCGACTTCCTCTGGTGCAAGGCAAGCAGGATAGCTATAGAAACGGGCAACATGCGGATCATCTCCTCTCTCACGAATGCCGTTGAAAAGACCACCGAGGGGGAGATATTGGAGATCGTTAAGAGCAACGACTTTTTCCTTGATCGGGAAGAATATCTAAAGATCATAGAATTAAAGACAGCCATGTTGTTTGCCTGCGCAGGCGGTCTTGGCGCGATATCTGCCGACAGCTCCGAAAAGATGGAAGAGAGCTTTAAGAGCTTTGGGCTCAACTTGGGGGTAGCGTTCCAGCTGGCAGACGACGTCCTTGATTATGTTTCTGATGAAGAAAAATTCGGCAAGAAGGCAGGGACCGATCTGTGCGAAGGAAAACTGACGCTCCCCATCATCCTTGCACTTAAGAAATGCGGCAACAAGGAGGCCCATGTTATAAAAGAGGCCTTGCTTTCTAACACGATGGACACCCAAAGACTTGGCGAAGTGAAGGGAATATTAAAATCACACGGGGCCATTGAAGCCTCCCTTTCCATGGCCAGGGCCTATGCCAACAGGGCAAAGGAAGAGCTCACGTCTTTTAAGCCGTCGCTTGAAAAAGAGGCGCTGATGGCCTTGGCAGATTATTCAGTATCTAGAAATGAGTAG